One stretch of Zingiber officinale cultivar Zhangliang chromosome 6B, Zo_v1.1, whole genome shotgun sequence DNA includes these proteins:
- the LOC121993047 gene encoding calcium/calmodulin-regulated receptor-like kinase 1 isoform X2, with product MNGVPSWVLILGVTAGVLIGIFLAIGALLCIRFQKKRAQIRITSSRRASTVPMRANGVDASSIQSDSTMDQESPKHNDFEEDRPSLWTEGTKRKHLVSVSGVPKYSYKDLQKGTSNFKTLIGQGAFGPVYKAQMPTGETLAVKMLATNSKQGEKEFHTEVLLLGRLHHRNLVNLVGYCAEKGQHMLIYAFMANGSLASHLYSEKYQVLSWDLRVNIALDVARGLEYLHDGAVPPVIHRDIKSANILLDHSMRARVADFGLSREEMVSHQASNIRGTLGYLDPEYVSSRSFTKKSDVFSFGVLLFELIAARNPQQGLMEYVELAAMDADGKVGWEEIVDPRLDGVFHIAEVNDVAALAYKCINRLSRKRPSMRDAVQALSQILKTRHRKHHTRRSLPLTEEEDSVDMEASEHQSIVSEHHRDESIGSASDLPDV from the exons ATGAATGGTGTGCCATCATGGGTACTGATTTTAGGAGTGACAGCAGGAGTCCTGATTGGAATCTTCCTAGCTATAGGTGCTCTGCTTTGTATCAGATTCCAGAAGAAGCGTGCTCAGATAAGGATCACCAGCTCAAGGAGGGCATCAACTGTCCCCATGCGTGCCAATGGAGTTGATGCTTCTTCAATACAATCAGACTCTACCATGGATCAAGAGTCACCGAAGCACAATGACTTTGAAGAAGATCGTCCTTCCTTATGGACTGAAGGAACCAAGAGGAAGCATCTTGTGTCTGTTTCTGGAGTGCCCAAATATTCATACAA GGATTTGCAAAAGGGTACTAGTAACTTTAAAACATTGATTGGTCAGGGGGCATTTGGTCCTGTTTACAAAGCACAGATGCCCACTGGTGAGACACTTGCAGTTAAAATGCTTGCTACTAACTCCAAGCAAGGCGAGAAGGAATTTCATACTGAG GTTCTACTTCTTGGGAGATTGCACCACAGGAATCTTGTCAATTTGGTTGGATATTGTGCTGAAAAGGGCCAGCATATGTTGATATATGCTTTTATGGCTAATGGTAGCCTAGCTTCTCACCTCTACA GCGAAAAGTATCAAGTATTGAGCTGGGATTTGAGGGTTAATATAGCTCTAGATGTCGCAAGAGGTTTAGAATATCTTCATGATGGT GCTGTTCCACCTGTAATTCACCGTGACATCAAGTCTGCAAACATATTGTTAGACCACTCCATGAGAGCTAGG GTTGCAGACTTTGGGCTATCAAGAGAAGAAATGGTTAGCCATCAGGCATCTAACATCAGAGGAACTCTAGGGTATCTGGATCCTGAGTATGTATCATCAAGATCGTTCACAAAGAAAAGTGATGTTTTTAGCTTTGGGGTTTTGCTTTTCGAGTTGATTGCCGCACGCAATCCACAACAGGGCTTAATGGAATACGTTGAACTT GCCGCAATGGATGCTGATGGAAAAGTTGGATGGGAGGAAATTGTAGATCCCCGACTAGACGGTGTGTTCCACATAGCAGAAGTCAATGATGTGGCAGCTCTtgcatataaatgcatcaatcgACTCTCCAGAAAACGACCATCCATGAGAGATGCAGTCCAAGCGCTCTCTCAGATCCTGAAAACAAGGCACAGAAAGCATCATACGAGGAGATCATTGCCCCTCACTGAAGAGGAAGACTCCGTCGACATGGAAGCATCAGAACATCAGAGTATTGTATCTGAACACCATAGAGACGAGTCGATAGGCAGCGCATCAGATCTGCCAGATGTTTGA
- the LOC121993047 gene encoding calcium/calmodulin-regulated receptor-like kinase 1 isoform X3 codes for MNGVPSWVLILGVTAGVLIGIFLAIGALLCIRFQKKRAQIRITSSRRASTVPMRANGVDASSIQSDSTMDQESPKHNDFEEDRPSLWTEGTKRKHLVSVSGVPKYSYKDLQKGTSNFKTLIGQGAFGPVYKAQMPTGETLAVKMLATNSKQGEKEFHTEVLLLGRLHHRNLVNLVGYCAEKGQHMLIYAFMANGAGEKYQVLSWDLRVNIALDVARGLEYLHDGAVPPVIHRDIKSANILLDHSMRARVADFGLSREEMVSHQASNIRGTLGYLDPEYVSSRSFTKKSDVFSFGVLLFELIAARNPQQGLMEYVELAAMDADGKVGWEEIVDPRLDGVFHIAEVNDVAALAYKCINRLSRKRPSMRDAVQALSQILKTRHRKHHTRRSLPLTEEEDSVDMEASEHQSIVSEHHRDESIGSASDLPDV; via the exons ATGAATGGTGTGCCATCATGGGTACTGATTTTAGGAGTGACAGCAGGAGTCCTGATTGGAATCTTCCTAGCTATAGGTGCTCTGCTTTGTATCAGATTCCAGAAGAAGCGTGCTCAGATAAGGATCACCAGCTCAAGGAGGGCATCAACTGTCCCCATGCGTGCCAATGGAGTTGATGCTTCTTCAATACAATCAGACTCTACCATGGATCAAGAGTCACCGAAGCACAATGACTTTGAAGAAGATCGTCCTTCCTTATGGACTGAAGGAACCAAGAGGAAGCATCTTGTGTCTGTTTCTGGAGTGCCCAAATATTCATACAA GGATTTGCAAAAGGGTACTAGTAACTTTAAAACATTGATTGGTCAGGGGGCATTTGGTCCTGTTTACAAAGCACAGATGCCCACTGGTGAGACACTTGCAGTTAAAATGCTTGCTACTAACTCCAAGCAAGGCGAGAAGGAATTTCATACTGAG GTTCTACTTCTTGGGAGATTGCACCACAGGAATCTTGTCAATTTGGTTGGATATTGTGCTGAAAAGGGCCAGCATATGTTGATATATGCTTTTATGGCTAATG GTGCAGGCGAAAAGTATCAAGTATTGAGCTGGGATTTGAGGGTTAATATAGCTCTAGATGTCGCAAGAGGTTTAGAATATCTTCATGATGGT GCTGTTCCACCTGTAATTCACCGTGACATCAAGTCTGCAAACATATTGTTAGACCACTCCATGAGAGCTAGG GTTGCAGACTTTGGGCTATCAAGAGAAGAAATGGTTAGCCATCAGGCATCTAACATCAGAGGAACTCTAGGGTATCTGGATCCTGAGTATGTATCATCAAGATCGTTCACAAAGAAAAGTGATGTTTTTAGCTTTGGGGTTTTGCTTTTCGAGTTGATTGCCGCACGCAATCCACAACAGGGCTTAATGGAATACGTTGAACTT GCCGCAATGGATGCTGATGGAAAAGTTGGATGGGAGGAAATTGTAGATCCCCGACTAGACGGTGTGTTCCACATAGCAGAAGTCAATGATGTGGCAGCTCTtgcatataaatgcatcaatcgACTCTCCAGAAAACGACCATCCATGAGAGATGCAGTCCAAGCGCTCTCTCAGATCCTGAAAACAAGGCACAGAAAGCATCATACGAGGAGATCATTGCCCCTCACTGAAGAGGAAGACTCCGTCGACATGGAAGCATCAGAACATCAGAGTATTGTATCTGAACACCATAGAGACGAGTCGATAGGCAGCGCATCAGATCTGCCAGATGTTTGA
- the LOC121993047 gene encoding calcium/calmodulin-regulated receptor-like kinase 1 isoform X4 gives MNGVPSWVLILGVTAGVLIGIFLAIGALLCIRFQKKRAQIRITSSRRASTVPMRANGVDASSIQSDSTMDQESPKHNDFEEDRPSLWTEGTKRKHLVSVSGVPKYSYKDLQKGTSNFKTLIGQGAFGPVYKAQMPTGETLAVKMLATNSKQGEKEFHTEVLLLGRLHHRNLVNLVGYCAEKGQHMLIYAFMANGEKYQVLSWDLRVNIALDVARGLEYLHDGAVPPVIHRDIKSANILLDHSMRARVADFGLSREEMVSHQASNIRGTLGYLDPEYVSSRSFTKKSDVFSFGVLLFELIAARNPQQGLMEYVELAAMDADGKVGWEEIVDPRLDGVFHIAEVNDVAALAYKCINRLSRKRPSMRDAVQALSQILKTRHRKHHTRRSLPLTEEEDSVDMEASEHQSIVSEHHRDESIGSASDLPDV, from the exons ATGAATGGTGTGCCATCATGGGTACTGATTTTAGGAGTGACAGCAGGAGTCCTGATTGGAATCTTCCTAGCTATAGGTGCTCTGCTTTGTATCAGATTCCAGAAGAAGCGTGCTCAGATAAGGATCACCAGCTCAAGGAGGGCATCAACTGTCCCCATGCGTGCCAATGGAGTTGATGCTTCTTCAATACAATCAGACTCTACCATGGATCAAGAGTCACCGAAGCACAATGACTTTGAAGAAGATCGTCCTTCCTTATGGACTGAAGGAACCAAGAGGAAGCATCTTGTGTCTGTTTCTGGAGTGCCCAAATATTCATACAA GGATTTGCAAAAGGGTACTAGTAACTTTAAAACATTGATTGGTCAGGGGGCATTTGGTCCTGTTTACAAAGCACAGATGCCCACTGGTGAGACACTTGCAGTTAAAATGCTTGCTACTAACTCCAAGCAAGGCGAGAAGGAATTTCATACTGAG GTTCTACTTCTTGGGAGATTGCACCACAGGAATCTTGTCAATTTGGTTGGATATTGTGCTGAAAAGGGCCAGCATATGTTGATATATGCTTTTATGGCTAATG GCGAAAAGTATCAAGTATTGAGCTGGGATTTGAGGGTTAATATAGCTCTAGATGTCGCAAGAGGTTTAGAATATCTTCATGATGGT GCTGTTCCACCTGTAATTCACCGTGACATCAAGTCTGCAAACATATTGTTAGACCACTCCATGAGAGCTAGG GTTGCAGACTTTGGGCTATCAAGAGAAGAAATGGTTAGCCATCAGGCATCTAACATCAGAGGAACTCTAGGGTATCTGGATCCTGAGTATGTATCATCAAGATCGTTCACAAAGAAAAGTGATGTTTTTAGCTTTGGGGTTTTGCTTTTCGAGTTGATTGCCGCACGCAATCCACAACAGGGCTTAATGGAATACGTTGAACTT GCCGCAATGGATGCTGATGGAAAAGTTGGATGGGAGGAAATTGTAGATCCCCGACTAGACGGTGTGTTCCACATAGCAGAAGTCAATGATGTGGCAGCTCTtgcatataaatgcatcaatcgACTCTCCAGAAAACGACCATCCATGAGAGATGCAGTCCAAGCGCTCTCTCAGATCCTGAAAACAAGGCACAGAAAGCATCATACGAGGAGATCATTGCCCCTCACTGAAGAGGAAGACTCCGTCGACATGGAAGCATCAGAACATCAGAGTATTGTATCTGAACACCATAGAGACGAGTCGATAGGCAGCGCATCAGATCTGCCAGATGTTTGA
- the LOC121993047 gene encoding calcium/calmodulin-regulated receptor-like kinase 1 isoform X1 yields MNGVPSWVLILGVTAGVLIGIFLAIGALLCIRFQKKRAQIRITSSRRASTVPMRANGVDASSIQSDSTMDQESPKHNDFEEDRPSLWTEGTKRKHLVSVSGVPKYSYKDLQKGTSNFKTLIGQGAFGPVYKAQMPTGETLAVKMLATNSKQGEKEFHTEVLLLGRLHHRNLVNLVGYCAEKGQHMLIYAFMANGSLASHLYSAGEKYQVLSWDLRVNIALDVARGLEYLHDGAVPPVIHRDIKSANILLDHSMRARVADFGLSREEMVSHQASNIRGTLGYLDPEYVSSRSFTKKSDVFSFGVLLFELIAARNPQQGLMEYVELAAMDADGKVGWEEIVDPRLDGVFHIAEVNDVAALAYKCINRLSRKRPSMRDAVQALSQILKTRHRKHHTRRSLPLTEEEDSVDMEASEHQSIVSEHHRDESIGSASDLPDV; encoded by the exons ATGAATGGTGTGCCATCATGGGTACTGATTTTAGGAGTGACAGCAGGAGTCCTGATTGGAATCTTCCTAGCTATAGGTGCTCTGCTTTGTATCAGATTCCAGAAGAAGCGTGCTCAGATAAGGATCACCAGCTCAAGGAGGGCATCAACTGTCCCCATGCGTGCCAATGGAGTTGATGCTTCTTCAATACAATCAGACTCTACCATGGATCAAGAGTCACCGAAGCACAATGACTTTGAAGAAGATCGTCCTTCCTTATGGACTGAAGGAACCAAGAGGAAGCATCTTGTGTCTGTTTCTGGAGTGCCCAAATATTCATACAA GGATTTGCAAAAGGGTACTAGTAACTTTAAAACATTGATTGGTCAGGGGGCATTTGGTCCTGTTTACAAAGCACAGATGCCCACTGGTGAGACACTTGCAGTTAAAATGCTTGCTACTAACTCCAAGCAAGGCGAGAAGGAATTTCATACTGAG GTTCTACTTCTTGGGAGATTGCACCACAGGAATCTTGTCAATTTGGTTGGATATTGTGCTGAAAAGGGCCAGCATATGTTGATATATGCTTTTATGGCTAATGGTAGCCTAGCTTCTCACCTCTACA GTGCAGGCGAAAAGTATCAAGTATTGAGCTGGGATTTGAGGGTTAATATAGCTCTAGATGTCGCAAGAGGTTTAGAATATCTTCATGATGGT GCTGTTCCACCTGTAATTCACCGTGACATCAAGTCTGCAAACATATTGTTAGACCACTCCATGAGAGCTAGG GTTGCAGACTTTGGGCTATCAAGAGAAGAAATGGTTAGCCATCAGGCATCTAACATCAGAGGAACTCTAGGGTATCTGGATCCTGAGTATGTATCATCAAGATCGTTCACAAAGAAAAGTGATGTTTTTAGCTTTGGGGTTTTGCTTTTCGAGTTGATTGCCGCACGCAATCCACAACAGGGCTTAATGGAATACGTTGAACTT GCCGCAATGGATGCTGATGGAAAAGTTGGATGGGAGGAAATTGTAGATCCCCGACTAGACGGTGTGTTCCACATAGCAGAAGTCAATGATGTGGCAGCTCTtgcatataaatgcatcaatcgACTCTCCAGAAAACGACCATCCATGAGAGATGCAGTCCAAGCGCTCTCTCAGATCCTGAAAACAAGGCACAGAAAGCATCATACGAGGAGATCATTGCCCCTCACTGAAGAGGAAGACTCCGTCGACATGGAAGCATCAGAACATCAGAGTATTGTATCTGAACACCATAGAGACGAGTCGATAGGCAGCGCATCAGATCTGCCAGATGTTTGA
- the LOC121993043 gene encoding formin-like protein 5, with amino-acid sequence MGVKNFAIPIVFLGLVLVLPMHGSGGRTGPRNLWLESGSFELKEFPQLSECTVRVYDHEVEMSLFPEMKHAVIVCLIRKGFHLHLSNGDYRRNAMCTECLELVVNWHHVQRRYLATQSPSPAPTFSLSVDRSAPAASPTPEGEPQTPSPALSRSPVQLPVSSTSGRHGPTVSQITAPKPSKPTHLKSTPNSPPSHEQEDPTKLILVAVVLSSIGTSLLFLCIFCCYRKFCRRRDSAKRRDDKPLLHLRLSNASGSSYTSLGPVGSNNHTDKPAGLQHNSGFSQNCHDFTGDVKPGGAASPDIVSNAPFLELNDGSEPKILLPLPPGRSPLPSAAPPTPLPVVPGPMSADVPSPPPVVAPLPPVVPPPAPPPPPPPVKPPIKKAAPPPPPAPQPPLRNQKPGAQVPPPPPKVALPPRQFQGNSRTKKPSNLTPSPHEADADDDGPKTKLKPFFWDKVQANSRSNVWSHIKAGSFQFDEEMIESLFGYTNAADKNSIEKKKESKDASPRFIQLLEPKKSQNLSISLKALSVKSNEAREALMEGNELPTALLQSLLRMQPTTDEELKLRLYAGDLSLLAPAEQFLKDLIDIPYAYKRMDALLFMSSLHEDVTIIKAAFATMEAACTQLRNSRLFLKLLEAVLKTGNRMNVGTYRGGAQAFKLDTLLKLADVKGTDGKTTLLHFVVKQTIRSEGRRSARLAKESGSMTSLDNYSFNSNDLSEVIPGEAEDNLHAEGLKIVSGLGCELENVKKAAGIDIDAFTTTVVNFGRKLIDTKEFLNKDMKSLDEDSGFHLSLKCFVEHAEAAITFLLQEERRIRTLVQSTTDYFHGSATKDEGVRLFITVRDFLGMVDKICKEVKESPKRVAKPSKIRDGPPAAPATEPRRRLFPAIRDQRVESSSSDEEDD; translated from the exons ATGGGTGTGAAGAACTTTGCGATTCCTATCGTTTTTCTAGGTTTGGTCCTTGTTTTGCCGATGCACGGATCAGGTGGGAGGACAGGGCCGAGGAACTTGTGGCTGGAATCGGGAAGTTTTGAGCTGAAAGAATTTCCTCAGCTGAGCGAGTGCACG GTTAGAGTGTATGATCATGAAGTTGAGATGTCCCTGTTCCCAGAAATGAAGCATGCTGTTATTGTTTGTCTCATTAGGAAAGGATTTCACTTGCATCTTTCTAATGGTGATTATAGACGTAATGCAATGTGCACAGAGTGTCTAGAATTGGTAGTTAATTGGCATCATGTTCAGAGAAGATATTTAGCAACTCAATCTCCAAGTCCTGCACCTACCTTCTCCCTATCTGTTGATCGATCTGCTCCAGCTGCATCACCTACTCCTGAAGGTGAACCACAAACACCCAGTCCTGCTCTATCGCGATCTCCTGTTCAGCTACCTGTGAGTTCTACATCTGGCAGACATGGACCAACAGTTTCACAAATTACTGCACCAAAACCATCAAAACCTACACACCTCAAAAGTACTCCCAATAGTCCACCCTCACACGAGCAAGAGGACCCAACAAAACTAATTCTCGTTGCGGTAGTTCTTTCATCAATCGGGACATCTCTTCTTTTTCTATGTATATTCTGTTGTTACCGGAAATTTTGCAGACGGCGGGACTCAGCAAAAAGGAGAGATGATAAGCCCCTATTGCATCTAAGATTGAGCAATGCCTCTG GATCATCTTATACCTCATTGGGTCCTGTTGGTTCAAATAATCATACAGATAAGCCTGCAGGCCTGCAGCATAACAGTGGATTTAGCCAAAATTGTCATGACTTCACCGGAGATGTCAAGCCCGGAGGTGCAGCATCACCTGATATAGTGTCAAATGCTCCTTTTCTGGAGCTCAATGATGGCTCTGAACCCAAAATATTACTTCCTCTTCCTCCTGGTAGGTCACCTCTTCCTTCTGCTGCCCCTCCTACTCCACTTCCTGTTGTCCCAGGTCCTATGTCTGCCGATGTTCCTTCTCCTCCACCTGTTGTTGCTCCTTTGCCACCTGTTGTTCCTCCccctgctcctcctcctcctcctcctcctgttaAGCCTCCTATTAAAAAAGCTGCACCTCCACCACCCCCTGCTCCACAACCACCATTACGAAACCAAAAACCTGGTGCCCAGGTGCCTCCACCTCCACCTAAGGTTGCTCTTCCTCCTCGTCAATTTCAAGGAAATTCAAGAACTAAGAAGCCATCAAATCTCACACCAAGTCCTCACGAAGCTGATGCTGACGACGATGGTCCTAAAACAAAGCTGAAGCCATTTTTTTGGGATAAAGTTCAAGCAAACTCTCGATCCAACGTCTGGTCTCACATTAAAGCAGGATCCTTCCA GTTTGATGAAGAGATGATTGAATCATTATTTGGCTACACCAATGCTGCTGATAAAAACAGTATTGAAAAAAAGAAAGAGTCCAAAGATGCTTCACCTCGGTTTATTCAACTTCTCGAACCAAAGAAATCACAGAATTTATCGATATCATTAAAAGCTCTGAGCGTCAAAAGCAATGAAGCTCGTGAAGCACTCATGGAAG GAAATGAACTTCCTACTGCTCTTCTTCAATCATTACTGAGAATGCAACCTACCACTGATGAAGAGCTGAAACTCCGACTGTATGCTGGTGATTTGTCCCTGCTAGCACCTGCAGAACAATTTCTCAAAGACTTGATTGATATTCCTTATGCCTATAAAAGGATGGATGCCTTGCTATTCATGTCCTCTCTGCACGAGGATGTCACAATCATAAAGGCAGCTTTTGCAACAATGGAG GCAGCTTGCACTCAACTCAGAAACAGTCGTCTCTTTCTAAAGCTTTTGGAAGCTGTTCTCAAAACCGGCAATCGCATGAATGTCGGCACATACCGTGGAGGTGCTCAGGCATTCAAGCTCGACACACTGTTGAAGTTGGCAGATGTTAAGGGTACCGATGGAAAAACCACTCTGTTGCACTTTGTTGTTAAACAGACTATTCGTTCTGAAGGAAGACGTTCTGCACGTTTAGCAAAAGAAAGCGGAAGCATGACTTCTCTGGACAATTACAGCTTCAACTCCAACGATTTGTCTGAAGTTATTCCAGGAGAAGCCGAAGATAACCTCCACGCCGAAGGCCTCAAGATAGTTTCTGGACTTGGCTGTGAGCTCGAGAATGTCAAGAAAGCAGCAGGAATTGACATCGATGCGTTCACCACAACGGTGGTTAATTTTGGCCGCAAGTTGATAGACACTAAAGAATTCCTGAACAAGGATATGAAAAGCTTGGACGAGGACAGTGGCTTCCACCTTTCCCTCAAATGCTTCGTGGAGCATGCTGAAGCTGCCATAACTTTCTTATTGCAAGAAGAGCGGAGGATAAGGACCTTGGTACAGAGCACCACAGATTATTTTCACGGGAGTGCCACGAAGGACGAAGGTGTACGGTTATTCATTACCGTCCGGGATTTCCTTGGCATGGTAGACAAGATCTGCAAGGAGGTGAAGGAATCGCCGAAGAGAGTCGCAAAGCCATCGAAAATTAGGGACGGCCCACCAGCAGCACCTGCTACTGAACCCCGACGACGATTATTTCCTGCGATCAGGGACCAGAGGGTTGAAAGTTCCAGTTCAGATGAAGAGGACGATTGA
- the LOC121993053 gene encoding protein H2A.7-like has product MAGRGKAIGSAAAKKSTSRSSKAGLQFPVGRIARFLKAGKYAERVGAGAPVYLAAVLEYLAAEVLELAGNAARDNKKSRIVPRHIQLAVRNDEELSKLLGEVTIASGGVMPNIHNLLLPKKAGSSKAPAGDED; this is encoded by the exons ATGGCTGGAAGAGGGAAGGCAATTGGCTCCGCTGCGGCGAAGAAGTCCACGTCCAGGAGCAGCAAGGCCGGACTCCAGTTCCCCGTTGGCAGGATCGCCCGATTCCTCAAGGCCGGCAAATACGCCGAGCGCGTTGGAGCCGGCGCCCCCGTCTACCTAGCTGCAGTCCTCGAGTACCTCGCCGCCGAG GTTTTGGAGCTCGCTGGGAATGCTGCAAGAGACAACAAGAAATCTAGGATCGTTCCGAGGCACATTCAACTAGCCGTGAGGAACGACGAGGAGCTCTCTAAGCTGCTGGGAGAAGTCACCATCGCGAGCGGCGGCGTGATGCCAAACATCCACAATCTCCTTCTTCCCAAAAAGGCTGGATCTTCCAAGGCGCCCGCTGGCGATGAAGACTGA
- the LOC121993059 gene encoding transcription factor ILR3-like: protein MGSSDNANWFLNCPFIDDIPDAGADFAADNGGFYWDSRGLEPVSNTSVDIDRSFLNFGGFKDPGSAKRARSESSSKPSSKACREKMRREKLNDRFLELSSVLDCGNPPKTDKAAILSDAAQLVTQLRNEAQKLKDSNEGLLEKIKELKDEKNELRDEKQTLKAEKEGLEQQIKLLNAIPSYVPQPPLMPSPYAAQGLAPGHKLMVPFVGFSGFPMWQYMPPSDVDTSQDADNCPPVA, encoded by the exons ATGGGCTCCTCCGATAACGCTAATTGGTTCCTCAATTGCCCGTTCATCGACGACATCCCCGACGCCGGCGCCGATTTTGCCGCCGACAATGGTGGGTTTTATTGGGATAGTCGGGGCCTCGAACCTGTTTCCAATACCAG TGTGGATATTGATAGGTCCTTTCTAAATTTTGGTGGTTTTAAAGACCCTGGCTCCGCAAAGCG TGCGAGATCAGAGTCTTCTAGTAAACCTTCTTCCAAGGCCTGTAGGGAGAAGATGAGAAGGGAAAAGTTAAATGATAG GTTCTTGGAATTAAGCTCAGTTCTTGACTGTGGGAATCCACCGAAAACAGACAAAGCTGCTATTTTAAGTGATGCTGCTCAGCTAGTGACTCAACTACGCAATGAAGCACAAAAGTTGAAGGATTCAAATGAAGGCCTCCTGGAAAAGATAAAAGAATTGAAG GATGAGAAGAATGAGCTTCGGGACGAGAAGCAGACGCTGAAAGCAGAGAAGGAAGGTCTTGAGCAGCAAATAAAGCTTTTGAATGCAATACCAAGCTATGTGCCTCAACCACCTCTAATGCCGAGTCCCTATGCAGCCCAAGGACTAGCACCAGGGCACAAACTCATGGTCCCTTTCGTCGGTTTCTCCGGCTTCCCAATGTGGCAATACATGCCGCCTTCCGATGTCGATACATCACAGGATGCTGATAACTGCCCTCCTGTTGCTTAA